The Bremerella alba genome includes the window GTTGCTGGTGAAGTCCGTGACCCTGAACGGCTATTGCCGCGAAGCTTGATTGCCGGGTGTGCGTCGGTGATGGGACTTTATTTGCTGGTGAATCTGACGTATGTGTTTGCGTTGGACCCCCATGAAATGACGCAATTGAGTATTCCAGAGGTCATTCCGGTGGCTCAACTCGCGGCGAAACAGCTCTTTGGTAGCCAAGTGGCGAGCGTGGTATCTGTTCTGTTGGGGCTGGGAATGTTGGCCTCCGTTAGTGCCTACATGCTCTCTGGTCCACGCATTGCATTTGCGATGGCGAAAGACGGCGCGTTCCCGCGTTTCGCTGCCAAGTTGCACGACCGACGTCAGACGCCTGTCGCGGCCATTGTCGTTCAAGGTTTGATCGCGATCGGCATGCTGTGGTCAGGCCCCTTCTTAGCTATCTTGAACTACACCGCGATCGGTCTGGCCGTTGTATCGGGGTTAGTGGTTGCGAGTATTTTCCCGTTGAGAAATCGGAAAGACTTGCCTCACCCTTATCGGATGCCGCTTTATCCATTGCCACCCATTTTGTACTTGATCTTGATGGGTTGGATTGTGGCGACGGGGTTGATGCAAGATATACAAGGTCTGCAACTCGCCGAAGCGAAGCTTCCGACAACGATGCTCAGCTTGCTGACGATTTTGCTGGGGTTGCCGGTAGCTTACTTTTTGGCTCGACGTAACCGGCGGCCTGGCTAAACCGAGGCAGCCGCAGCGTGGAAGCGAATCAGTTCAATTAGCTTCGCTCGATCGACCGGCTTGGTGGAATAGTCGGTGCATCCAGCTTCGATGCAGCGATTACGATCTTCGGCCATCGCATGGGCCGTCAAGGCAATAATCGGATTGGGGTAGCCATCGGCCCGCAACTTCATTGTGGCCGTATAGCCATCCATGATCGGCATTTGCATGTCCATCAGGATTAGATCGAAGGGGCTCCCCGCGATACTGGCTGCGGTTGCTTTCTGGTAGCCGAGTTCGCCGTTCTCTGCCAAGTCGACTTCGGCTCCCGCTTTTTTCAGCAGGAACGATATCAAACGCTGGTTGTCGGGGCCATCTTCGACGAGCAGAATCCTCAAGTCTCGGAGGGCATTCTTTGTATCGGTGGGTTTACTCTTTTCCAGATCAGGGGCGAAAGGCGTTGTTTCTGGCTCTTGGAAGGAAACATTATGCAGCGGACCCGGATCGATAATAAGCCGAAAGGTGGTACCACTATGAGTGGTATCGAGAATGGTTAGATCACCACCGAGTAAACCGGCGAATCGCTTGCTAATGGTGAGCCCCAGGCCTGTTCCACCGAAACGCCGCGACATCGATCCATCGGCTTGGGTGAACGGTTGGAATAATTTGTCACGCATTTCTTCCGAGATACCGATGCCGGTATCCGTCACGTCAATTTGGATTCGACGATTGGGCGACTTACCGACAAGACCGACTTGCATGTTCACGGTGCCTTCGTGGGTGAACTTGATCGCGTTGCTGAGCAAATTCATGAGGATCTGCCGCAAACGTGTCGGATCGGTCAAAATCATTTCAGGGATTGGACCGCTGTAGTCAACTTTGATATTCAGCTTTTTCTCTTCCGCACGCACCTGCATCAATTGGCGAATGTCTGCAATGAGGCGGTGAAGCGAGCAGGGAAGGTTCTCGACTTGGAACTTACCGGCTTCGATCTTCGAGAAGTCCAAAAGGTCGTTAATGAGCGAAATCAAGTGAGAGCCGTTGCGACGAATCGTCTCGATGGCTTCGATTCGTTCGACAGGAGCTTTGTAGATGTCCCCTGTTTCTAACAGCACGTCGGCAAATCCTAGGATTGCCGTGAGGGGTGTCCGGATTTCGTGGCTCATATTGGCTAGGAACGAGCTCTTGGCTCGGTTCGCGCCCTCGCTGGCTTCAATGGCCTTGCGAAGTTCATCGGTTTGCCGTTCGAGACGTTCGTGAGATTCTTGCAGAACCAAACGCTGCAATTCGATTTCACGGGTTCGCTCAGTCACTTCTCGCTCGACTTCGGACTGCATTTTTTCCATTTCGGCGCGGCGATTGGCGATGACCGTCATTTCTCGACAACTGATCCAGGTCGAGTAAATCAGGAAGACATCCTCGAAAATCACCCAGCCAACATGTTCTAGCGAACGCTGCAAACCAAAAATCGAAATTCCATAGAGCGATTCAGGCCACAGCAAACCACGTGCGATATGATCGACGGCAATTACGATCGAAGCCGTTGTCAGAACCTTCCAGTCGCGATAGAACGCCAGGAAAGCTAACGAGCCGAAAATATGAAAGTGCGCTTCGATACGACCACCCATCAGGTGAATCAGCAGCGCCGATGCTAATGCCTGGCCAACAGCAATGGTCTGACGTGTTATGGCCTTGCCGGGATAGTAATTTGCCAAGAGGATAGGCAAACTACAAATCAGCCCACCGATGACCAGGGCGGACCAGATGTGCGGGTGAATGTAATGAGTACGACCTGCCCAAGAGAACGGCGAGACCCACAACGCGATCCCGATCCCGGCGAGCCACTGAAAGAACATCAGCCACGCGAACATATGGTCGGTGCGGCGAAATATCGAATCGCGATGCTCTTCGAGAAGTTCACGAGCGCGGTCATTAATGGGACGATCTTCACTCATCGCCATGTTTTGATCCTCGGCTGTTGATCACTACATCGGATGGCGAATCGAGTATTGGGCAGCCGAAAACGTTTGTTTTGTCGCAGCTTGTTTTCCCGTCGAGAACGTATTGGACGATCGAATTGCGTCCCAGGTTTTCCCCTTCATGCCCTCGTGCCGGCGTGATGCCGCCACTGAAAACCCGTCGGCCGTCGCTAGTGTAAAGCAACGAATGGCCTGAGGTTAAAGCACCAAACTGCTGTGCGAGTTTGCCGTCGGTATCATTGGTGATGTTCACATTGGGGATCGCCAATGCCTGGCGAACTTTGCTGGTATCTTCCCAGTGTTCATGAATTGGGGAATAGAAAACTACTTGTGTGTTAAGACGTGCGCCGCAGATCGACTGAATACGCGTCAATTCGTTAAGTGTCGCGACCGAGCAAGGGCATTGTGGATGAATGAAGACTAGAAGATTGGCACGCTGTGTATCGAGCTTGATGGCATTGTTCGCCGGCCAAACCATGGCTTCGTCGCTTCGCTGCCCTGGCATATTGTGGTACGCCAACAGTGCCGTGAAGGCACATCCAATTAGCACCACCCAAACAATCACAACAATGGGAAGCATCGACAGGACACCGTGCGCTGATACGCCCGGGGCGAGGTCTTCCTTTGTCGTGAGTTCTAGGTTGCCATTCATGTGTGACTATCCGCTTCGTTGCTTGCCCCTGCCGGTCTCTCGATGGATTCCGTGCTGAGCCAAAGTTTAGGTCAGATAGACAATCAAAGCGTCGTTCGATGAATGTGATGGTATTAACCGTAGGTAAACTCTACCGGTTTTGACGATATTGCCTGTTAGTCCGGTGTCCAACGGCGCGAATCGAGCATTGTCAGAAGTATGAATGTACAATGCCCACGCAGGTTCTAGGCAAGAAAGTGCTCTTGGAAGAGCCGGAGCAAGGTTTCGCAATGGGGTGCCGCTTGGCATTGACGACGAAAGACATCGAAAGGAACCTGGGCGATGCGTTCGCAATACTCTGGGTAAGCTTCCACTCGACTAAGCAGCGTTGGTAACGTCAGCTCGGGATGGAACTGCGTGCAATAAATGGGGCAACCATCGAATCGAAATGCCTGCTGAGCAACCGCTTCGGTCGAGGCCAATAGAGTAGTCCCCGGCGGTAACTCGATCACGCGGTCTTCGTGCCCCATATAGGCCTCGAAGCTCTCGGGCAGTTGCGAGAATATCGGGTCGAGCTTGCCGGCATCGGTCAGCGTAACCAGGCTGGTTCCCAGTTCCGCGTGCGGCAGGTCGTGAATGACTTTGCCACCGGCGGCCCTGGCCAGCGATTGAAATCCCCAGCACGACGCGAATGTTGGTTTTCCACTTTCCAGCAAACGCTGCAAGCTGACCATCGCATGCTTCATCCAAGGGGCATTGCTGGTCACGCTGTAACGCCCTGAGCCGCCAATCATTACCATATCGAATTCGGCCAGGTGCGAAGCTTCGAGACGCATCGATAACAGGTCGAAAACGGTGATCGACTCTGGTGTAGACTGCAATGCGTCAGCAAAACAGCTGATCTCTTGCAGGCGAATCGGATCATCGAAATCGCGAATCTGGATCAGGAGGTAACGCGTGTCGTTCATGGTAAGGAGGCTTTACTCAAAGTGACATGGTCAATTGCCTGAGAAATGACCCGGCACATGGTATCGATTT containing:
- a CDS encoding ATP-binding protein, which encodes MAMSEDRPINDRARELLEEHRDSIFRRTDHMFAWLMFFQWLAGIGIALWVSPFSWAGRTHYIHPHIWSALVIGGLICSLPILLANYYPGKAITRQTIAVGQALASALLIHLMGGRIEAHFHIFGSLAFLAFYRDWKVLTTASIVIAVDHIARGLLWPESLYGISIFGLQRSLEHVGWVIFEDVFLIYSTWISCREMTVIANRRAEMEKMQSEVEREVTERTREIELQRLVLQESHERLERQTDELRKAIEASEGANRAKSSFLANMSHEIRTPLTAILGFADVLLETGDIYKAPVERIEAIETIRRNGSHLISLINDLLDFSKIEAGKFQVENLPCSLHRLIADIRQLMQVRAEEKKLNIKVDYSGPIPEMILTDPTRLRQILMNLLSNAIKFTHEGTVNMQVGLVGKSPNRRIQIDVTDTGIGISEEMRDKLFQPFTQADGSMSRRFGGTGLGLTISKRFAGLLGGDLTILDTTHSGTTFRLIIDPGPLHNVSFQEPETTPFAPDLEKSKPTDTKNALRDLRILLVEDGPDNQRLISFLLKKAGAEVDLAENGELGYQKATAASIAGSPFDLILMDMQMPIMDGYTATMKLRADGYPNPIIALTAHAMAEDRNRCIEAGCTDYSTKPVDRAKLIELIRFHAAAASV
- a CDS encoding type 1 glutamine amidotransferase yields the protein MNDTRYLLIQIRDFDDPIRLQEISCFADALQSTPESITVFDLLSMRLEASHLAEFDMVMIGGSGRYSVTSNAPWMKHAMVSLQRLLESGKPTFASCWGFQSLARAAGGKVIHDLPHAELGTSLVTLTDAGKLDPIFSQLPESFEAYMGHEDRVIELPPGTTLLASTEAVAQQAFRFDGCPIYCTQFHPELTLPTLLSRVEAYPEYCERIAQVPFDVFRRQCQAAPHCETLLRLFQEHFLA